From one Nitrosococcus halophilus Nc 4 genomic stretch:
- a CDS encoding type II toxin-antitoxin system HicB family antitoxin: MLYPVYIHPGDNKHAHGVTFPDFPGCFSAADSWEELPAKIQEAVELYFEGETMEIPPPTPLEELVQRPEFEGGVWMMVDIDFSRVRPKAVRINISLPEALVRRIDEYAKAHQMSRSGFLAKVAEEAMRKKHN, translated from the coding sequence ATGTTGTATCCGGTCTATATTCATCCAGGTGATAATAAGCATGCCCACGGAGTAACCTTTCCGGATTTCCCCGGATGTTTCTCTGCGGCTGATTCCTGGGAGGAACTGCCCGCCAAAATTCAGGAGGCAGTAGAGCTGTATTTCGAGGGAGAGACAATGGAGATCCCACCTCCCACACCGCTGGAGGAATTGGTGCAGCGCCCAGAATTCGAGGGCGGTGTGTGGATGATGGTGGATATTGATTTCTCCCGCGTACGCCCCAAGGCGGTGCGCATCAATATCTCTCTGCCCGAAGCCTTGGTGCGCCGCATCGATGAATATGCAAAGGCACACCAGATGAGCCGTTCCGGATTTCTGGCAAAGGTCGCCGAAGAGGCAATGCGTAAGAAGCACAACTAA
- a CDS encoding flippase — translation MRAQPLIRSLWADLRPGSERGRLVRAAGGSSLIKLGSVLLAFLASLLYARALGPHDYGLYAYVIAWATMLTIPASLGLPRYLVREGARHPANIRGLLHWSDKRIAWAGAFAALVLASAFFIPAAAEARWLFLIAAPLPLLANLGALRQSLLQAQNRVVQSQWAQLLLAPALMLTALIIILLWSGRITAMELTALLVGTSVVPLIINHAQLRKTLEDSHQSHQPTPASIRQGLTFMWLGMLYLINSRTDLIMLGALQGAESAGVYAVTSRAADLVAFFLAASNTVIAPRIAGLYQRGEHAQLQRLISGAAMGVFLLTLPIALIFALFSHQIITLFYGPAYAAGAVALQILTLGQLFNVLAGPTATILNMTGHEHLSTAGVGISVVINVALNTLLIPHFGVEGAATATATSLITWNIVLWYWVRNRLQLRPSVLCH, via the coding sequence ATGCGCGCCCAGCCACTAATCCGCAGTCTATGGGCTGATCTGCGACCTGGCAGCGAGCGAGGCCGACTAGTGCGAGCCGCTGGCGGCTCGTCATTGATAAAGCTTGGATCAGTACTCCTTGCTTTCCTCGCCAGCCTTCTATACGCACGAGCGCTCGGCCCCCATGACTACGGCCTTTACGCCTACGTTATCGCTTGGGCAACGATGCTCACCATCCCAGCAAGCCTGGGCTTGCCTCGATACCTCGTTCGTGAAGGGGCTCGCCACCCTGCCAACATCCGTGGACTACTCCACTGGTCCGACAAAAGAATAGCCTGGGCGGGTGCATTTGCCGCACTCGTTTTGGCCAGCGCCTTTTTCATTCCCGCCGCCGCCGAGGCCCGCTGGTTATTCTTGATCGCGGCCCCCCTTCCCCTGCTGGCCAATCTTGGCGCCCTACGCCAGTCGTTGCTTCAGGCTCAGAACCGTGTGGTGCAAAGTCAATGGGCACAACTCTTGCTAGCACCCGCCCTGATGCTAACGGCACTCATCATTATTTTGTTGTGGAGTGGCCGGATCACCGCCATGGAACTGACCGCACTATTGGTAGGCACATCAGTTGTGCCACTGATAATCAACCACGCCCAGCTCCGCAAAACCCTTGAAGATTCCCATCAGAGTCATCAACCCACACCCGCCAGCATTCGACAAGGGCTGACATTTATGTGGCTCGGCATGCTGTATTTGATAAACAGCCGCACCGATCTCATCATGCTGGGCGCACTTCAGGGAGCAGAGTCGGCCGGTGTCTATGCCGTAACCTCGCGAGCAGCAGATTTGGTGGCTTTTTTTCTTGCGGCCAGCAATACCGTGATTGCTCCTCGTATCGCAGGTTTGTATCAGAGAGGCGAGCACGCCCAATTGCAACGGCTAATTTCCGGGGCGGCCATGGGCGTATTTTTGCTCACGCTGCCGATCGCCCTCATATTTGCGCTTTTCTCGCATCAGATTATTACCCTGTTCTACGGCCCTGCCTATGCAGCCGGCGCCGTAGCCCTGCAAATTCTCACCTTGGGTCAATTATTCAATGTGCTGGCCGGCCCGACAGCCACGATATTGAACATGACGGGGCACGAACATCTTTCCACCGCGGGAGTCGGTATCAGCGTTGTCATCAACGTAGCGCTAAATACACTGCTGATCCCGCACTTCGGCGTGGAAGGTGCCGCTACCGCCACAGCAACTAGTCTTATCACCTGGAATATCGTTCTGTGGTATTGGGTACGGAACCGACTTCAACTACGCCCGAGCGTCCTATGTCATTAA
- a CDS encoding type II toxin-antitoxin system HicA family toxin — translation MHTISQNPNIIPGYGSPRGYVELHNMNSTELIQRLEREGWKRVGGKGDHMKFKHPVKHNHVVVPHPRKDIPIGTLRNIYRQAGWKWR, via the coding sequence ATGCACACGATAAGCCAAAATCCAAACATCATTCCAGGCTACGGAAGCCCTCGGGGTTATGTAGAATTACACAATATGAATAGCACGGAACTGATACAGCGGCTGGAGCGCGAAGGGTGGAAGCGAGTAGGTGGCAAGGGAGATCATATGAAGTTCAAACATCCTGTGAAACACAATCATGTGGTCGTACCACATCCGCGCAAGGATATCCCTATCGGCACGCTACGCAATATCTACCGGCAAGCTGGATGGAAGTGGAGGTAA
- a CDS encoding IS607 family transposase, producing the protein MKKRLVKIGEAAKLLGTTPDTLRKWEASGELLPARKTKGGTRYYAVADLLGLANESSPTVCYARVSSDEQKEELGRQHAMLEAYCAAKGWKSEIIKDLGSGMNDRKKGLNRLVELILRGKMRRLVITHKDRLLRFGAELIFTLCEIQGIEIVIIHKGEQPSFEEELAQDVLEIITVFSARLYGSRSRKHQQTVEALKHVTSTQD; encoded by the coding sequence ATAAAAAAGAGATTAGTAAAAATTGGTGAAGCCGCTAAGCTGCTAGGCACTACCCCAGATACGCTCAGGAAATGGGAAGCATCGGGGGAGCTGTTACCCGCCAGAAAAACCAAAGGCGGGACCCGTTATTACGCTGTAGCGGATTTGCTAGGGCTGGCGAATGAGAGCAGCCCAACGGTTTGCTATGCCCGTGTCAGCAGCGATGAGCAAAAGGAAGAGCTTGGGCGTCAGCATGCCATGCTAGAGGCTTACTGTGCGGCCAAAGGGTGGAAATCCGAGATTATTAAAGATCTCGGTTCAGGGATGAATGACCGCAAGAAAGGCTTAAACAGGCTGGTTGAGCTTATTCTACGGGGAAAGATGCGGCGGCTAGTGATTACTCACAAAGACCGGCTATTAAGGTTTGGCGCAGAGTTAATTTTTACCCTCTGCGAAATTCAAGGCATTGAGATTGTGATTATCCATAAAGGTGAGCAGCCTAGTTTTGAGGAAGAGCTAGCCCAAGATGTTTTGGAGATCATCACGGTATTTTCAGCCCGGCTGTATGGAAGCCGAAGCAGAAAACACCAGCAGACGGTAGAGGCGCTAAAGCATGTTACTAGCACACAAGATTGA
- a CDS encoding nucleotidyltransferase family protein has protein sequence MNPPPKKAPQWDIAEAQRIVQEKLGGIKADIYLFGSRADGTMGRYSDIDIGIDPHYPLPTSLLAEIREALEESQIIYHVDLVDLSQASETFRRRVLEKGVQWKG, from the coding sequence ATGAATCCCCCCCCGAAAAAAGCCCCCCAATGGGACATCGCAGAAGCTCAACGAATCGTGCAAGAAAAACTAGGTGGAATAAAGGCGGATATCTACTTATTTGGCTCTAGGGCAGACGGAACCATGGGCCGCTACTCGGATATCGATATTGGCATAGACCCCCATTACCCGTTACCCACGAGTTTGCTTGCGGAAATTCGAGAAGCTCTCGAGGAAAGCCAAATCATCTATCATGTGGATCTTGTCGATCTTTCACAGGCCTCCGAAACATTCCGCCGGCGTGTCCTCGAAAAAGGTGTGCAATGGAAAGGTTAA
- a CDS encoding AbrB/MazE/SpoVT family DNA-binding domain-containing protein has translation MTTTLTRKGQVTVPKKIRDYLGLRPGSAVDFLLGPNGEVIVRPAEDTAPAHCKDRFGKLRGTLDTGRTTDELMHVLRGYDTDANDPGLK, from the coding sequence ATGACAACGACGCTTACCAGAAAAGGACAAGTCACGGTGCCAAAGAAGATCCGTGATTACCTCGGCTTGCGCCCAGGATCGGCGGTCGACTTTTTGCTGGGACCGAACGGCGAGGTGATCGTCCGTCCGGCAGAAGATACCGCACCAGCACACTGCAAGGATCGTTTCGGCAAGCTGCGAGGCACGCTCGATACCGGCAGGACCACCGATGAATTGATGCACGTGCTGCGTGGCTACGATACCGACGCAAACGACCCCGGCCTAAAATGA
- a CDS encoding glycosyltransferase family 2 protein has translation MPKISVLMSAYNCGPYIVEAVSSISAQTYPNFEFLIIDDASTDDTWRKLQQCTRNDGRIRLFQNSRNLGVAHSINTLIPKSTGEYIARMDADDIALPTRFEQQVAVLDSGKADLCGGWMTVFGTDTEVMWSAPSNDTEIKAGLLFTPMFSQPTVMLRRELMEQHQYDPSTVPAEDYDLWVRMAPEAIMHNIPTPLVRYRIHPTQISARMQQKQWESAASIASKYLERTGLPFTEAERKIHTLISHPDPPASINHVRATDDWFCKLLTVFNSKTEAQRIIARMWYRYCLRAAALGPLVFWLFLRSPVTRCGAFRPWQYLAIFGLSALRVRHNSKLYRLLIVRSPASRVNSKLSNNT, from the coding sequence ATGCCAAAGATTTCCGTACTTATGTCAGCGTACAACTGCGGACCATATATCGTTGAAGCAGTTTCCAGCATTTCTGCGCAGACATATCCTAACTTCGAGTTCCTAATTATCGACGATGCCTCGACCGACGATACCTGGAGAAAACTCCAACAATGCACACGGAATGATGGGCGTATCCGCCTCTTCCAGAACAGTAGGAATCTAGGGGTCGCCCATTCTATCAATACGCTGATTCCGAAAAGCACCGGCGAATACATCGCACGAATGGATGCCGACGATATTGCGCTACCTACCCGTTTCGAGCAGCAAGTCGCTGTACTGGACTCCGGAAAGGCTGACTTGTGCGGTGGATGGATGACTGTGTTCGGCACGGATACCGAGGTGATGTGGAGCGCTCCTAGCAACGATACGGAAATTAAGGCCGGATTACTCTTCACACCAATGTTTTCGCAACCCACGGTGATGTTGCGACGCGAGCTAATGGAACAGCACCAGTACGATCCCAGCACTGTACCTGCTGAAGACTACGACCTATGGGTTCGCATGGCTCCAGAGGCTATAATGCACAACATCCCCACGCCACTCGTGCGCTATCGTATCCATCCGACGCAGATATCCGCTCGTATGCAGCAGAAGCAGTGGGAGTCCGCAGCATCCATCGCCTCCAAGTATCTTGAACGCACTGGTCTGCCATTCACGGAGGCCGAGAGGAAGATCCATACTTTGATCAGCCACCCCGACCCGCCCGCCTCCATCAATCACGTTCGGGCCACCGATGACTGGTTTTGCAAACTGCTCACGGTATTCAATAGCAAAACAGAGGCCCAACGCATTATCGCGCGCATGTGGTACAGATATTGTCTAAGGGCAGCCGCGCTTGGGCCTCTCGTGTTCTGGCTTTTCCTTCGATCCCCAGTCACAAGGTGCGGAGCGTTCCGCCCTTGGCAATACTTGGCCATATTCGGGCTCAGTGCGCTGCGTGTTCGACACAACTCGAAACTTTATCGGCTACTGATCGTCAGGAGCCCAGCATCAAGAGTAAACTCTAAACTGAGTAACAACACATGA
- a CDS encoding sulfotransferase domain-containing protein — protein MQEKVRIPNLFIIGAPKCGTTALSHYLAGHPMIFMAEQSGIKEPNFFNKDLALSHLPQKIRDWEAYLGLFVSAPENVIYMGDASVLYLYSKCAVPEILDNCEQPRFIVSLRNPIELAQSLHNQRAKHGIEILDFEQAWHLQDKRKQGKCLPHEFIDVDLLQYGEVVKLGAQIQRLFQLVPREFIYVILYDDFSSRPDVCYRKLLAWLNLPDDGRMKFPRLNTYVGGYRWMWLEQSLRALRSVRQALGLPGGIGIHHTINRFNVINRKQPLSKAFREQLAHHFRDDVRLLEKLLGRDLSHWNI, from the coding sequence ATGCAAGAAAAAGTACGCATCCCAAATTTATTCATCATCGGCGCCCCGAAATGCGGTACAACCGCATTGAGCCATTATCTTGCGGGACATCCCATGATCTTCATGGCCGAACAATCTGGCATTAAGGAGCCAAATTTTTTTAACAAAGATCTAGCGCTTTCCCATCTCCCCCAAAAAATTCGTGATTGGGAAGCATATTTAGGGCTTTTCGTATCCGCACCTGAAAATGTTATCTATATGGGCGATGCATCAGTTCTCTATTTATACTCGAAATGCGCAGTCCCCGAGATCTTGGATAATTGCGAGCAACCTCGATTTATCGTCAGTTTAAGAAATCCTATTGAACTGGCTCAAAGTCTTCATAATCAGCGCGCGAAGCATGGAATTGAAATCCTCGATTTTGAACAAGCCTGGCACCTTCAGGACAAGCGAAAGCAAGGTAAATGTTTACCACACGAATTCATCGATGTTGATCTTCTCCAATACGGCGAAGTAGTAAAGCTAGGCGCACAAATTCAGCGCCTCTTCCAACTGGTCCCACGCGAATTCATTTATGTCATCCTCTACGATGATTTCTCCTCCAGACCAGATGTATGTTATCGCAAGCTCCTCGCTTGGCTTAATCTACCCGATGATGGAAGGATGAAATTCCCTCGACTGAATACATATGTAGGAGGATACCGATGGATGTGGTTGGAACAATCGCTCAGAGCACTTCGAAGCGTACGCCAAGCGCTAGGACTGCCGGGGGGCATTGGAATCCATCATACCATCAACCGTTTCAATGTAATCAATCGAAAGCAACCCCTCTCCAAGGCGTTCCGAGAGCAACTAGCGCACCATTTTCGTGATGACGTCAGACTCTTGGAAAAACTCCTAGGCCGGGACCTTTCACATTGGAATATATAA
- a CDS encoding RNA-guided endonuclease InsQ/TnpB family protein, with protein MLLAHKIELRPSISQAAYLGKACGSRRHCYNKLLEHFSKDENKWSKAAAYQHYIKVIRPEFPWYNEVSSRVTRNAIDDLDNAFKHFFRRVKKGEKPGFPKFKKKDINDSFALRERTKFEVKGRKLSIEKLKTLIPMRQRLRFEGTPKQVTISKRAGKYFASILVDTEDYKDYSQNRAPSVGVDFGVKSLAVASDGQVFPANNKLKRSLKKLKRLSRHLSRKKKGSNRRAIAKQRLAKLHYRIAKQRSAVLHELSHQLTASYDRIALEDLNVKGMVKNRKLARSIVDAGFAMLRQFIEYKAYLRGCTVERVDRFFPSSKMCSGCGQLHDITLADRALACDCGLTIDRDLNAAINLNQYRRDTLKPDVKRTQESSKTALAASVLTV; from the coding sequence ATGTTACTAGCACACAAGATTGAGTTGCGGCCCTCTATCAGCCAAGCCGCGTATTTAGGTAAGGCGTGCGGGTCTAGGCGGCACTGTTATAACAAGCTGCTGGAGCACTTCTCTAAAGATGAGAATAAGTGGAGCAAGGCGGCGGCTTATCAGCACTACATTAAGGTTATTCGGCCTGAGTTCCCCTGGTATAACGAAGTCTCAAGCCGGGTGACGCGTAACGCCATTGATGATCTGGACAATGCTTTTAAGCACTTTTTTAGGCGGGTGAAGAAGGGAGAGAAGCCTGGTTTTCCAAAGTTCAAGAAAAAGGATATTAACGATAGTTTCGCCCTACGTGAGCGGACTAAATTTGAAGTCAAGGGCCGCAAGCTAAGCATTGAAAAGCTGAAAACGCTTATCCCGATGCGGCAGCGGTTGCGGTTTGAAGGAACGCCTAAGCAAGTCACGATCAGTAAGCGAGCGGGCAAATATTTTGCCTCTATCTTGGTGGACACCGAAGACTACAAAGACTACAGCCAAAACAGAGCGCCTTCTGTGGGCGTTGATTTCGGTGTTAAATCATTGGCCGTTGCCTCAGACGGTCAAGTTTTCCCCGCCAATAACAAACTAAAAAGGAGTCTTAAGAAACTCAAGCGATTGAGCCGCCATCTATCCAGGAAGAAGAAAGGCTCTAACCGCCGAGCGATAGCCAAGCAGCGGTTAGCGAAGTTGCACTACCGGATAGCCAAACAAAGGAGCGCCGTGCTCCATGAGCTGAGCCATCAACTCACGGCAAGCTATGACCGGATTGCCCTAGAAGATCTCAACGTCAAAGGCATGGTTAAAAACCGCAAACTTGCCCGGTCAATAGTGGATGCAGGATTTGCTATGTTGCGGCAGTTTATCGAATACAAAGCCTATCTTCGTGGCTGCACGGTTGAACGGGTGGATAGGTTTTTTCCCTCCAGCAAGATGTGCTCAGGTTGCGGTCAACTCCATGACATCACGCTGGCGGATAGAGCGTTGGCGTGTGATTGCGGATTGACCATAGACCGCGATCTCAATGCCGCGATCAATTTAAATCAGTATCGTCGGGACACGCTCAAGCCAGACGTAAAACGCACACAAGAGTCGAGTAAGACCGCGCTAGCGGCGTCGGTGTTGACGGTGTGA
- a CDS encoding CopG family transcriptional regulator, translating into MGKKKTTVYLDEDLLRATKVMAARSGRREYQIVEEALRRYLGLESIRTIGARSELDEDQALVLAYREIHAERRQR; encoded by the coding sequence ATGGGAAAAAAGAAAACGACGGTTTACCTGGATGAAGATCTTCTGCGGGCGACCAAGGTCATGGCTGCACGCTCTGGTCGGCGCGAATACCAAATCGTGGAAGAAGCCTTGCGGCGCTATCTGGGGTTAGAAAGTATTCGCACCATTGGGGCTCGCAGTGAGCTGGACGAAGATCAAGCCCTGGTTCTGGCTTATCGGGAAATCCACGCCGAGCGCAGGCAGAGGTAG
- a CDS encoding HI0074 family nucleotidyltransferase substrate-binding subunit produces MERLRQRIGTARKALSQFEKLADLPQPNDIERDAGIQRFEFSFEAVWKTAQRYLQVVEGIDVASPKTVIRASLQASLFDEAESRLALQMADDRNLTSYTYNEALAKKIFSRLGAYHKLLRNWLNRMEKRLDKSSVHRAHDH; encoded by the coding sequence ATGGAAAGGTTAAGACAAAGAATTGGCACCGCCCGTAAAGCGCTTTCACAGTTTGAAAAACTGGCTGATCTACCTCAGCCTAACGATATCGAGCGTGATGCCGGCATACAACGCTTTGAATTTAGCTTCGAGGCAGTTTGGAAGACCGCCCAGCGGTACCTCCAAGTCGTGGAGGGAATAGATGTGGCATCCCCGAAGACGGTCATTAGAGCCTCCCTGCAAGCAAGTCTTTTCGATGAGGCTGAATCACGCCTTGCGCTGCAAATGGCAGACGACCGTAATCTCACCTCCTATACATATAATGAGGCTCTTGCTAAGAAGATATTCTCCCGCCTAGGTGCCTATCATAAGCTCCTGCGCAACTGGCTAAATCGCATGGAAAAAAGACTTGACAAAAGTAGCGTGCACCGTGCGCACGATCACTAA
- a CDS encoding glycosyltransferase family 2 protein — MSTPLLSVVMPCFNAQRWVEGAIDSILTQTHTHLELIVVDDGSSDSSVKRIRKIANTDARLRLLTANCNTGIVHALNYGIEEARGKFIARMDADDICMPNRLSQQISFLEQTSCDLCGSWFVEFGQGIPRTVRWPHTESALRAAMIFQNTICHPTVMARREVFEQFRYREAYQLAEDYDLFARASTKFRLANIPEPLLRYRRHPQQATQARRNDMEIVTRQIRLQALQAQGIEATPEEQRLHNLIRAPSSIYNTTDLEGIEAWLLKLYKANDDKEGKRIIASQWVRACIRAAPLGHNMWRIYRLSPLRASAGINLMTHTDLRILSALKLDYGSNAFSSLRRFGLSA; from the coding sequence ATGAGCACTCCACTTCTATCTGTCGTAATGCCTTGTTTCAACGCTCAGCGGTGGGTGGAAGGCGCTATTGATAGTATTCTGACTCAGACCCACACACACCTCGAACTGATCGTCGTTGACGATGGCTCCAGCGACTCAAGCGTCAAGAGGATTCGCAAGATTGCCAACACTGACGCACGGTTACGGCTTCTCACAGCAAATTGCAACACCGGAATTGTCCATGCTTTGAATTACGGGATAGAGGAGGCAAGAGGCAAATTCATCGCCCGAATGGATGCCGACGATATATGCATGCCGAACCGACTTTCACAACAAATCTCTTTTCTCGAACAAACTAGTTGCGATCTTTGTGGAAGCTGGTTCGTCGAGTTCGGACAAGGAATACCCCGAACTGTCCGTTGGCCGCATACGGAATCTGCCCTGCGCGCGGCCATGATTTTCCAAAATACGATCTGCCACCCCACTGTCATGGCGCGGCGAGAAGTGTTCGAACAATTCCGATACCGTGAAGCGTACCAACTTGCAGAAGATTATGATCTGTTTGCTCGTGCCAGCACTAAATTCCGCCTTGCCAATATCCCTGAACCTTTGCTTCGCTATCGTCGCCATCCCCAGCAAGCTACTCAAGCTAGGCGTAACGACATGGAAATAGTTACAAGACAAATACGACTGCAAGCATTGCAAGCACAAGGAATTGAAGCCACGCCGGAAGAACAGCGCTTGCACAACCTAATTCGTGCGCCGTCTTCCATATATAACACAACTGATCTTGAAGGTATTGAGGCGTGGCTCCTCAAGTTATATAAGGCAAATGACGACAAAGAGGGGAAGCGCATTATAGCTTCGCAATGGGTACGAGCCTGTATCAGGGCTGCTCCGTTGGGGCACAACATGTGGAGGATATACCGATTGTCCCCGCTGCGCGCTTCTGCCGGCATCAACTTGATGACCCATACAGACTTACGAATACTTTCCGCTCTCAAACTTGACTATGGTTCGAACGCATTTTCGTCATTGCGCCGTTTCGGCCTAAGTGCCTGA
- a CDS encoding nucleotidyltransferase domain-containing protein has protein sequence MRLTVSEQRVLVEAARECFGPEARVLLFGSRTDDLRRGGDIDLLIELPESLSAEEAARIRARFVAQVWRRLGERKLDVVLAEPGEEDEFVQTVRSQALPLEKA, from the coding sequence ATGCGGCTGACAGTATCTGAACAGCGTGTATTGGTTGAGGCGGCACGGGAATGTTTTGGTCCCGAGGCACGCGTGCTTCTGTTTGGTTCAAGAACGGATGACTTGCGTCGGGGAGGTGATATCGACTTATTGATTGAGCTTCCTGAATCGTTGTCCGCCGAGGAAGCTGCTAGAATCCGCGCGCGTTTCGTAGCCCAAGTATGGCGTCGATTGGGAGAACGCAAGCTAGATGTGGTGTTGGCCGAGCCTGGCGAAGAGGACGAGTTCGTGCAAACGGTACGGTCGCAGGCCCTGCCCCTGGAGAAAGCATGA
- a CDS encoding sulfotransferase family protein produces the protein MSLKRHPMQKKVRIPNLFIIGAPKCGTTALSHYLAGHPMIFMAEQSGTKEPDFFDKDLALSHIPQKIRDWESYLGLFVSAPENVIYMGDASPLYLYSKSAVPEILDNCEQPRFIISLRNPIELAQSLHNQHVKNGTEIFDFEQAWYLQDKRKQGKYLPCEFTDGDLLQYGEVAKLGRQIQRLFQLVPRELVHVILYDDFSSRPDVCYRKLLAWLDLPDDGRMEFPRLNTRVGYRWMWLEQSLRALRSVRQTLGLPGGIGIHHAINRFNVINRKQPLSKAFREQLAHHFRDDVRLLEKLLGRDLSHWNI, from the coding sequence ATGTCATTAAAACGCCACCCTATGCAAAAAAAAGTACGCATCCCAAACTTATTCATCATTGGCGCCCCGAAATGCGGCACAACTGCATTGAGCCACTATCTTGCGGGACATCCCATGATCTTCATGGCCGAACAATCTGGCACTAAGGAGCCAGATTTCTTTGATAAAGATCTAGCGCTTTCCCATATTCCCCAAAAAATTCGTGATTGGGAATCGTATTTAGGGCTTTTCGTATCTGCACCTGAAAATGTTATCTATATGGGCGATGCATCACCTCTCTACTTGTATTCAAAATCCGCAGTCCCCGAGATTTTGGACAATTGCGAGCAACCTCGATTTATCATCAGTTTAAGAAATCCTATTGAGTTGGCTCAAAGCCTTCATAACCAGCATGTAAAAAATGGAACTGAAATATTCGATTTTGAACAAGCCTGGTACCTTCAGGACAAGCGAAAGCAAGGTAAATATTTACCGTGCGAATTCACCGATGGTGATCTTCTCCAATACGGCGAAGTAGCAAAGCTGGGCAGGCAAATTCAACGCCTATTCCAACTGGTCCCACGCGAACTCGTTCATGTCATCCTCTACGATGATTTCTCCTCCAGACCAGATGTATGTTACCGCAAGCTTCTTGCTTGGCTTGATTTACCCGATGATGGAAGGATGGAATTCCCTCGCCTGAATACACGTGTAGGATACCGATGGATGTGGTTGGAACAATCGCTCAGAGCACTTCGAAGCGTACGTCAGACGCTGGGACTTCCAGGGGGCATAGGAATCCATCATGCCATCAACCGTTTCAATGTAATCAACCGAAAGCAACCCCTCTCCAAGGCATTTCGAGAGCAACTAGCCCACCATTTTCGTGATGATGTCAGACTCTTGGAAAAACTCCTAGGCCGCGATCTTTCGCATTGGAATATATAA